Part of the Sphingobacterium sp. LZ7M1 genome, CAAGGACCTAGGTTTTGATGGCATTGAGTTCAACAGTCCATTGGACATCCCTTTGAAAGATTTATTGGAAGCGCGTGATAAAACAGGTATTGAGGTCCCAAGTACGGTCAATAAGGATCATTGGGGCAAACCAATTTCAGATCCTGATCCTGCTGTGAGAAAGTTTACCATCGACTCCATGGCGAAATCCTTGGAACAGACCAAAGAGTTAGGTGGAGATACTGTATTGCTAGTACCCGGAGTGGTCAGTGATACAGTATCCTATAAAACTGCTTATGGAAATGCCCTGGATTCTATTCGAAAAATGATTCCGCATGCTGAAAAAACAGGGGTAAAAATTGCATTGGAAAACGTATGGAACAATTTTATCCTCAGTCCAATAGAGGCCAAGGATTTTCTAGATAAAATAGATCATCCATTAGTCGGTTGGTATTTTGACTTAGGTAATATCCTACGATATGGATGGCCAGACCATTGGTTGGAAGTCCTTGGAGACAAAGTTTTCAAGCTCCATGTCAAGGAATACAGCAAGAAGATCATGAATGAGGAAGGGCTAGGGAAGGGCTTTAACATAGAACTTACCCAGGGGGATGTAAATTGGTCCCAGGTCATGAAAACCATCAAAGACATCAACTATAAAGGTCAATATATGACCTTGGAAGTAAACGGGGGTGACAGGACCGTTCTGAAGAAATTATCGGAACAGTTAGATACGATCATTAAATCCTAACTGACCGGTATCCGTGCAGGTAATACTAATTAATGATGATTACAATGGCTTCATTTGCCCAACTTGCATGTTGGAAAAAGCTTTGGAGTTTCACAAAATATTCCTCTAAATAGTCAAAGCTATTCTGTTCGTCCCAAATATCAGGATATACGGACTGTTCCTTCATCTCTTGAGGATTGAACCTAAGTTTCAGGTCTTCAATT contains:
- a CDS encoding sugar phosphate isomerase/epimerase; this translates as MQRKDFIKSLGILAATSLSTDVIGNTLKVNANSLQIKKGLGYWMIKEDLSLLDKFKLVKDLGFDGIEFNSPLDIPLKDLLEARDKTGIEVPSTVNKDHWGKPISDPDPAVRKFTIDSMAKSLEQTKELGGDTVLLVPGVVSDTVSYKTAYGNALDSIRKMIPHAEKTGVKIALENVWNNFILSPIEAKDFLDKIDHPLVGWYFDLGNILRYGWPDHWLEVLGDKVFKLHVKEYSKKIMNEEGLGKGFNIELTQGDVNWSQVMKTIKDINYKGQYMTLEVNGGDRTVLKKLSEQLDTIIKS